A stretch of the Clostridiales bacterium genome encodes the following:
- a CDS encoding NAD-dependent protein deacylase, with amino-acid sequence MGKEEIRRLREIIAGSKRIVFFGGAGISTASGIPDFRSAGGLYSQAFEGFSPETVLSSTFFYLHPELFFDFYRKNMLFPSARPNAAHHYLAELEKRDVLRGIVTQNIDGLHKDAGNIRVYELHGSVKENTCLECGASFPMEVVFHSEGIPRCDCGGVIKPNVVLYGEPLEKYVVIGARREITNADTLIVGGTSLSVEPAASFVSDFRGKHLVVINLDPMPADTQAELVIREDVADVFAVLMKMDRESCK; translated from the coding sequence ATGGGAAAGGAAGAAATCCGGCGCCTGCGCGAAATCATTGCCGGATCGAAGCGGATTGTTTTCTTTGGCGGGGCCGGTATATCCACCGCCAGCGGCATTCCGGATTTCCGCTCCGCAGGCGGACTGTATTCACAGGCATTCGAAGGATTCAGTCCGGAAACGGTGCTGAGCAGTACATTCTTTTACCTGCATCCGGAACTGTTTTTTGATTTCTACCGGAAGAATATGCTGTTCCCGTCCGCACGTCCGAATGCCGCGCATCATTACCTGGCAGAGCTGGAAAAGCGGGATGTCCTGCGGGGAATCGTCACCCAGAATATTGACGGGCTGCATAAGGATGCCGGAAATATTCGGGTATATGAACTGCATGGATCTGTGAAGGAAAACACCTGCCTGGAATGCGGCGCCTCCTTCCCGATGGAGGTTGTTTTTCATTCAGAGGGAATTCCCCGTTGTGACTGCGGCGGGGTGATCAAACCCAATGTAGTCCTTTATGGGGAACCGCTGGAAAAATATGTGGTGATTGGCGCCCGCCGTGAAATCACCAATGCGGATACGCTGATTGTTGGCGGTACTTCCCTGTCTGTGGAACCGGCCGCGTCCTTTGTCTCGGATTTCCGGGGAAAGCATCTGGTGGTAATCAACCTGGATCCAATGCCTGCTGATACACAGGCTGAGCTGGTCATCCGGGAAGATGTGGCGGATGTCTTTGCCGTCCTCATGAAAATGGATAGGGAGTCCTGCAAATGA